One stretch of Methyloversatilis sp. RAC08 DNA includes these proteins:
- the uvrB gene encoding excinuclease ABC subunit UvrB, with protein MSEIAVAPALLTFDNSPYRLHQPFPPAGDQPTAIVKLVEGIEDGLMFQTLLGVTGSGKTYTMANVIAQLGRPALVMAPNKTLAAQLYSEFREFFPENAVEYFVSYYDYYQPEAYVPSKDLFIEKDSAINEHIEQMRLSATKSLLERRDVVIVATVSAIYGIGDPVDYHAMILHLREGGTLHQRDIIARLVQMQYQRNDMDFRRGVFRVRGDVIDIFPAEQAENALRVSLFDDQIEELSLFDPLTGQVKQKIGRFTVYPSSHYVTPRATVLRAIDAIKIELELRSKEFVSQGKLVEAQRIEQRTRFDLEMLNELGFCKGIENYSRHMSGRQPGDAPPTLIDYLPPDALMFIDESHVTIPQIGGMFKGDLARKTNLVDFGFRLPSALDNRPLKFDEFEKLMPQTVFVSATPSAYEAANQGQVVEQLVRPTGLIDPMIEIRPATTQVDDLLGEIRKRVAVQERILVTVLTKRLAEDLTDYFAENGIRVRYLHSDIDTVERVEIIRDLRLGEFDVLVGINLLREGLDIPEVSLVAILDADKEGFLRSERSLIQTIGRAARHLHGTAILYADQMTESMKRAIGETERRRTRQIAHNLAQGITPRSVVKRIKDIIDGVYDQDEVARELKVAEEHARFEAMSEKDLSREIKKLEKEMIEHAKNLEFEKAAAARDRLFKLRSGAFGA; from the coding sequence ATGTCAGAAATCGCCGTCGCACCCGCGCTGTTAACGTTTGACAACAGCCCCTACAGGCTGCATCAGCCCTTTCCGCCCGCTGGCGATCAGCCGACTGCCATCGTCAAGCTGGTCGAAGGCATCGAAGATGGCCTGATGTTCCAGACCCTGCTCGGCGTGACCGGATCGGGCAAGACCTACACGATGGCCAATGTCATCGCGCAACTGGGCCGCCCGGCGCTGGTCATGGCGCCGAACAAAACGCTGGCCGCCCAGCTGTACTCGGAATTCCGCGAGTTCTTTCCGGAGAATGCGGTCGAGTACTTCGTCAGCTACTACGACTACTACCAGCCGGAAGCCTATGTGCCGTCGAAGGACCTGTTCATCGAAAAGGACAGCGCGATCAACGAGCACATCGAGCAGATGCGGCTGTCGGCGACCAAAAGTCTGCTCGAGCGGCGCGATGTGGTGATCGTGGCAACCGTATCGGCGATCTACGGCATCGGCGATCCGGTCGATTACCACGCGATGATCCTGCACCTGCGGGAGGGCGGCACGCTGCATCAGCGCGACATCATCGCTCGCCTGGTGCAGATGCAGTACCAGCGCAACGACATGGATTTCCGGCGCGGCGTGTTCCGGGTGCGCGGCGACGTGATCGACATCTTTCCGGCCGAACAGGCGGAAAACGCGTTGCGCGTGTCGCTGTTCGACGATCAGATCGAGGAACTGTCGCTGTTCGATCCGCTGACCGGTCAGGTGAAGCAGAAGATCGGCCGCTTCACCGTCTATCCGTCCAGTCACTACGTGACACCGCGCGCCACCGTGCTGCGCGCGATCGACGCGATCAAGATCGAACTCGAACTGCGGTCGAAGGAATTCGTCAGCCAGGGCAAGCTGGTCGAGGCGCAGCGGATCGAGCAGCGCACCCGCTTCGACCTCGAAATGCTGAACGAACTGGGTTTCTGCAAGGGCATCGAAAACTATTCGCGCCACATGTCTGGCCGCCAGCCGGGCGACGCGCCGCCGACGCTGATCGACTATCTGCCGCCGGACGCGCTGATGTTCATCGACGAGTCGCACGTGACCATTCCGCAGATCGGCGGCATGTTCAAGGGTGACCTGGCGCGCAAGACCAATCTGGTCGACTTCGGCTTCCGACTGCCGTCTGCGCTCGACAACCGACCGCTGAAGTTCGACGAATTCGAAAAGCTGATGCCGCAGACCGTATTCGTGTCGGCCACGCCGTCGGCGTACGAGGCGGCGAACCAGGGACAGGTGGTCGAACAGCTGGTGCGGCCGACCGGGCTGATCGACCCGATGATAGAAATCCGGCCGGCCACGACCCAGGTCGATGACCTGCTGGGCGAAATCCGCAAGCGGGTCGCGGTGCAGGAACGCATCCTGGTCACCGTGCTGACCAAGCGGCTGGCCGAAGATCTGACCGACTATTTCGCCGAGAACGGCATCCGCGTGCGCTATCTGCATTCGGACATCGACACGGTGGAGCGGGTGGAGATCATCCGCGACCTGCGGCTGGGCGAATTCGATGTGCTGGTCGGCATCAACCTGCTGCGCGAGGGGCTGGATATTCCCGAGGTGTCGCTGGTGGCGATTCTGGACGCCGACAAGGAAGGCTTCCTGCGTTCGGAACGCAGCCTGATCCAGACCATAGGCCGGGCGGCCCGCCATCTGCATGGCACCGCCATCCTGTATGCCGACCAGATGACCGAGTCGATGAAGCGCGCCATCGGCGAAACCGAGCGCCGCCGCACCCGCCAGATCGCACACAACCTCGCGCAGGGCATCACGCCGCGCTCGGTGGTCAAGCGCATCAAGGACATCATCGACGGCGTGTACGACCAGGACGAAGTCGCGCGCGAACTGAAGGTGGCCGAGGAGCACGCCCGCTTCGAGGCCATGAGCGAGAAGGATCTGTCGCGCGAGATCAAGAAGCTGGAGAAGGAAATGATCGAACACGCGAAGAATCTCGAGTTCGAGAAGGCTGCCGCGGCGCGCGACCGGCTGTTCAAGCTGCGCAGCGGTGCCTTCGGCGCCTGA
- a CDS encoding amino acid aminotransferase encodes MNPSVFSSVDMAPRDPILGLTEAFNTDTRTTKVNLGVGVYYDDAGKLPLLRAVRTAEEARMKNAPPRGYQPIEGSPAYNKAVQDLLFGAGAALTADGRVVTAQALGGTGALKIGADFLKRLLPQAKVYISDPSWENHRALFEAAGFEVDTYPYFDADTRGVRFDAMIAHLKALPAHAIVLLHACCHNPTGADLTDAQWGEVVEVCNSRNLVPFLDMAYQGFADDIEKDAVAVRLFVQSGLSFVISSSFSKSFSLYGERVGALSIVTASKDEAGRVLSQLKRTIRTNYSNPPTHGGAVVAAVLSTPELRAMWEQELGEMRDRIRAMRTGLVDKLAARGVARDFSFVVRQRGMFSYTGLNAAQVDRLRDEFGIYAVGTGRICLAALNSKNIDYVADSLATILK; translated from the coding sequence ATGAACCCGTCTGTCTTCTCGTCCGTCGACATGGCACCGCGCGACCCCATCCTGGGTCTGACCGAAGCTTTCAACACCGACACCCGCACGACCAAGGTCAATCTGGGCGTCGGCGTGTATTACGACGACGCAGGCAAGCTGCCGCTGCTGCGCGCAGTGCGTACGGCCGAAGAGGCGCGCATGAAGAATGCCCCGCCGCGCGGCTATCAGCCGATCGAAGGCTCACCGGCCTACAACAAGGCGGTGCAGGACCTGCTGTTCGGCGCCGGCGCGGCACTGACCGCCGACGGACGCGTGGTCACCGCCCAGGCGCTGGGCGGTACCGGCGCGCTGAAGATCGGTGCCGACTTCCTGAAGCGGCTGCTGCCGCAAGCCAAGGTATATATCAGCGATCCGAGCTGGGAGAACCATCGCGCGCTGTTCGAAGCGGCCGGGTTCGAGGTCGACACCTATCCGTATTTCGACGCCGACACGCGCGGCGTGCGGTTCGACGCGATGATCGCCCATCTCAAGGCGCTGCCGGCCCACGCCATCGTGCTGCTGCACGCCTGCTGCCACAACCCGACCGGCGCCGACCTGACCGATGCGCAGTGGGGCGAAGTGGTGGAGGTGTGCAACTCGCGCAACCTGGTGCCCTTCCTCGACATGGCTTATCAGGGCTTCGCCGACGACATCGAGAAGGACGCCGTGGCGGTGCGCCTGTTCGTGCAGTCGGGTCTGAGCTTCGTCATTTCCAGTTCGTTCTCGAAGTCGTTCTCGCTGTACGGCGAGCGCGTCGGCGCGCTGTCCATCGTGACCGCGAGCAAGGACGAAGCCGGCCGCGTGCTGAGCCAGTTGAAGCGCACCATCCGCACCAACTACTCCAACCCGCCGACACACGGCGGCGCGGTGGTCGCGGCCGTGCTGTCGACGCCGGAACTGCGTGCCATGTGGGAACAGGAACTGGGTGAAATGCGCGACCGCATCCGCGCCATGCGCACCGGCCTGGTCGACAAGCTCGCCGCACGCGGCGTGGCGCGCGACTTCTCCTTCGTCGTGCGTCAGCGCGGCATGTTCAGCTACACCGGCCTCAACGCTGCACAGGTCGATCGCCTGCGCGACGAATTCGGCATCTACGCGGTCGGCACCGGCCGCATCTGCCTGGCTGCGCTGAATTCGAAGAATATCGACTACGTGGCCGATTCTCTGGCAACCATCCTGAAGTAA
- a CDS encoding NAD(P)H-dependent flavin oxidoreductase → MKTRITDMLGIRYPIVQGGMMWVGTAELSSAVSNAGGLGILTALTQPTPEALAREIERCHGMTDAPFGVNLTILPAIKPPPYEAYLDVILDAGIRILETAGNNPKAFIDKAKARGVTLIHKCVAVRHALSAQRNGVDIISIDGFECAGHPGEDDVPGLVLIPLAVQALDVPVIASGGIGDGRGMAAALALGAEGVNMGTRFCATQEAPIHDNIKQALVNATERDTRLILRSLHNTARVFRNAVSEEVAAAESRPGGCQFEDIRPLVSGARGAAALADGDIDGGIITAGQVVGLIHDIPTCSVLIARMVAECRDSLRIAAERAAAD, encoded by the coding sequence ATGAAGACACGCATCACCGACATGCTGGGCATCCGCTACCCCATCGTGCAGGGCGGCATGATGTGGGTGGGCACTGCAGAACTGTCGTCGGCGGTGTCGAATGCCGGCGGCCTCGGCATCCTGACCGCGCTGACCCAGCCGACACCCGAGGCGCTGGCGAGGGAGATCGAGCGCTGCCACGGCATGACCGATGCGCCGTTCGGCGTCAATCTGACGATCCTGCCGGCGATCAAGCCGCCGCCGTACGAAGCCTACCTCGACGTGATTCTCGATGCCGGCATCCGCATTCTGGAAACCGCCGGCAATAATCCGAAAGCGTTCATAGACAAGGCCAAGGCACGCGGCGTGACGCTGATCCACAAATGTGTGGCGGTGCGCCATGCGCTGTCGGCGCAGCGCAACGGCGTGGACATCATCAGCATCGACGGCTTCGAGTGCGCCGGCCACCCGGGCGAAGACGACGTACCCGGTCTGGTGCTGATTCCGCTTGCGGTGCAGGCGCTCGACGTGCCGGTCATCGCCTCGGGCGGCATCGGTGACGGTCGCGGCATGGCCGCCGCGCTCGCTCTCGGCGCCGAAGGCGTCAACATGGGGACGCGCTTCTGCGCGACGCAGGAGGCGCCGATCCACGACAACATCAAGCAGGCGCTGGTGAATGCCACTGAGCGCGATACCCGGCTCATTCTGCGCAGCCTGCACAACACCGCGCGGGTTTTCCGCAATGCCGTGTCGGAAGAGGTTGCAGCGGCGGAAAGCCGGCCAGGCGGCTGCCAGTTCGAAGACATCCGGCCGCTGGTCAGCGGCGCCCGTGGCGCCGCGGCGCTGGCCGATGGCGACATCGACGGCGGCATCATCACGGCCGGGCAGGTGGTGGGGCTGATCCACGACATTCCGACCTGCAGTGTGTTGATCGCACGCATGGTGGCGGAGTGCCGGGACAGTCTGCGCATCGCGGCAGAACGTGCTGCGGCAGACTGA
- a CDS encoding electron transfer flavoprotein-ubiquinone oxidoreductase, with product MSDIERESMDFDLLVVGAGPAGLAAAIRAKQKAIEAGHELSVCVIDKAAEVGAHILSGAVMDPRALTELLPDWQAQGAPLHTPVTQDRMYFLSETGARAVPGGLLPQSFHNDGNYIVRLGHVVKWLGEQAEALGVDIFPGFAGSALLFDDDNRVAGVITGDMGVGRDGTPGSAYQPGMALRAKYTLFAEGCRGHLGKQLEARYNLRDGVDPQTYGLGIKELWEVPAAQSQPGLVVHTAGWPLDNDTYGGGFIYHLKDNLVAIGYVVGLNYSNPWLSPYEEFQRYKTHPTIRSHIEGGTRLAYGARAIAAGGLQSLPKLVFPGGALIGDDAGFLNAARIKGSHAAIKSGMLAADAAVEALAAGRAQDALDAYPAAFRISWLREELHRTRNFKPYMKSGLWLGSFLFGAEQLLFKGNVPWTLRNEADHTALAPAATRTPIDYPKPDGVLTFDRLSSVFLSSTNHEEDQPCHLTLKDAGVAITVNLAAYESPEQRYCPAGVYEIVRETNGPRLQINAQNCVHCKSCDIKDPTQNIHWVTPQGGEGPIYNGM from the coding sequence ATGTCCGACATCGAACGCGAATCCATGGACTTCGACCTGCTGGTCGTTGGCGCCGGTCCGGCCGGACTGGCGGCGGCGATCCGCGCGAAGCAGAAAGCGATCGAGGCGGGCCACGAGCTGTCGGTCTGCGTCATCGACAAGGCCGCGGAAGTGGGCGCACACATCCTGTCAGGTGCCGTCATGGACCCGCGCGCGCTGACCGAACTGCTGCCCGACTGGCAGGCGCAGGGCGCGCCGCTGCACACGCCGGTCACGCAGGACAGGATGTACTTCCTGTCCGAAACAGGTGCGCGCGCGGTGCCCGGCGGACTGCTGCCGCAAAGCTTTCACAACGATGGCAATTACATCGTGCGGCTGGGTCATGTCGTGAAGTGGCTGGGCGAGCAGGCCGAGGCGCTGGGCGTCGACATCTTCCCGGGCTTTGCCGGCAGCGCGTTGCTGTTCGATGACGACAACCGGGTGGCCGGCGTCATCACCGGCGACATGGGCGTCGGGCGGGACGGCACGCCGGGCAGTGCCTACCAGCCCGGTATGGCGCTGCGCGCGAAATACACGCTGTTCGCCGAAGGCTGCCGCGGTCATCTGGGCAAGCAGCTGGAGGCGCGCTACAACCTGCGTGACGGTGTCGATCCGCAGACCTATGGTCTGGGCATCAAGGAGCTGTGGGAAGTACCCGCGGCGCAGAGCCAGCCCGGGCTCGTCGTCCACACGGCCGGCTGGCCGCTCGACAACGATACCTACGGCGGCGGCTTCATCTATCACCTTAAGGACAATCTGGTCGCCATCGGCTACGTGGTCGGCCTCAATTACAGCAACCCGTGGCTGTCGCCGTACGAGGAATTCCAGCGCTACAAGACGCACCCGACCATCCGCAGCCACATCGAAGGTGGCACGCGGCTGGCGTACGGTGCCCGTGCCATCGCGGCGGGCGGCCTGCAGAGCCTGCCGAAGCTGGTATTCCCGGGCGGCGCGCTGATCGGTGACGACGCCGGCTTCCTGAACGCAGCACGCATCAAGGGCAGCCATGCGGCGATCAAGAGCGGCATGCTGGCCGCCGATGCCGCGGTCGAGGCGCTGGCCGCCGGTCGCGCGCAGGACGCGCTCGATGCCTACCCGGCCGCCTTTCGCATCAGCTGGCTCAGGGAAGAACTGCACCGGACCCGCAACTTCAAGCCCTACATGAAAAGCGGGTTATGGCTCGGGTCCTTCCTGTTCGGCGCCGAGCAACTGCTGTTCAAGGGCAATGTGCCGTGGACGCTGCGCAACGAAGCCGACCACACCGCGCTGGCGCCGGCAGCGACGCGCACGCCGATCGACTACCCGAAGCCCGATGGCGTGCTGACCTTCGACCGGCTGTCTTCGGTCTTCCTGTCCAGCACCAACCATGAAGAGGACCAGCCCTGTCATCTGACGCTGAAGGATGCCGGCGTGGCGATCACCGTCAATCTGGCGGCCTACGAGTCACCGGAACAGCGCTACTGCCCGGCCGGCGTATACGAAATCGTGCGCGAAACGAATGGTCCGCGATTGCAGATCAATGCGCAGAACTGCGTGCACTGCAAATCCTGCGACATCAAGGATCCGACGCAGAACATCCACTGGGTGACGCCGCAGGGCGGCGAGGGACCGATCTACAACGGCATGTGA
- a CDS encoding SPFH domain-containing protein, giving the protein MSSGIVVAIAILVFAFVTLAKGLRIVPQGEEWIVQRLGKYQSTLLPGLNIIIPYLDDVAYKVITKDIILDVQEQEVITRDNAVIRTNAVAFIKVTDPVKAVYGVTDFSEAIRNLIMTTLRSIVGEMDLDQALSSRDKIKIRLRESIADEAIDWGLTVKSVEIQDINPSDSMQRAMEQQASAERERKAMVTRSEGQKQSMILEAEARLESAKRDAAAQVTLAEASAESIRRVTASLGEQQLPMMYLLGEKYVAALSKLGESPNAKIVVLPADLQDAVAGIFARAQGK; this is encoded by the coding sequence ATGAGTTCGGGCATCGTCGTCGCCATCGCGATACTGGTTTTCGCTTTCGTCACGCTGGCCAAGGGCCTGCGCATCGTGCCGCAGGGCGAGGAGTGGATCGTGCAGCGCCTGGGCAAGTACCAGAGCACACTGCTGCCGGGGCTGAACATCATCATTCCCTACCTCGATGACGTGGCCTACAAGGTGATCACCAAGGACATCATCCTCGACGTGCAGGAGCAGGAGGTGATCACGCGCGACAACGCGGTGATCCGCACCAATGCCGTCGCATTCATCAAGGTGACCGACCCGGTCAAGGCGGTCTATGGCGTGACCGACTTTTCCGAAGCCATCCGCAACCTGATCATGACCACGCTGCGTTCCATCGTCGGCGAAATGGATCTCGATCAGGCGCTGTCGAGCCGCGACAAGATCAAGATCCGGCTGCGCGAAAGCATCGCCGACGAGGCGATCGACTGGGGCCTGACCGTCAAGTCGGTGGAAATCCAGGACATCAATCCGTCCGACTCGATGCAGCGCGCGATGGAACAGCAAGCCAGCGCGGAACGCGAACGCAAGGCCATGGTGACCCGCTCCGAAGGACAGAAGCAGTCGATGATTCTTGAAGCCGAAGCACGGCTCGAGTCGGCCAAACGCGATGCCGCGGCGCAGGTGACGCTGGCCGAGGCCAGTGCCGAGTCGATCCGTCGCGTCACGGCGTCGCTGGGCGAGCAGCAGCTGCCCATGATGTATCTGCTGGGCGAAAAGTACGTGGCTGCACTGAGCAAGCTGGGCGAGTCGCCGAATGCGAAGATCGTCGTGCTGCCGGCCGACCTGCAGGACGCGGTGGCCGGCATCTTTGCGCGTGCTCAGGGAAAATAG
- a CDS encoding NfeD family protein, producing MNIEWWHWLVAGLALILLELAVPGMVLVWFGVAAVAIGLLVAASPTLSLTLLLGLWTALSCVLVFVWFRVFRTDQHKTHAGMSDGEQIGEIGLLVGEVTPYGRGRVRFQKPLLGSDVWECIADDTIAAGERVKVLSVEGSLLKVGLINKGVSA from the coding sequence ATGAATATCGAATGGTGGCACTGGCTGGTCGCAGGTCTGGCGCTGATCCTGCTCGAACTTGCGGTGCCCGGCATGGTGCTGGTGTGGTTCGGCGTGGCGGCGGTGGCGATCGGCCTGCTCGTGGCGGCCTCGCCGACGCTGTCCCTGACGCTGCTGCTCGGATTGTGGACGGCATTGTCCTGTGTGCTCGTGTTCGTCTGGTTCAGGGTGTTCCGCACCGATCAGCACAAGACGCATGCCGGCATGTCCGACGGCGAGCAGATCGGCGAGATCGGTCTGCTGGTCGGGGAGGTGACGCCTTACGGCCGCGGCAGGGTGCGTTTCCAGAAGCCGCTGCTCGGCAGCGACGTGTGGGAGTGCATCGCCGACGACACCATCGCGGCCGGCGAACGGGTGAAGGTGCTGTCGGTGGAAGGCTCGCTGCTCAAGGTGGGGCTGATCAACAAGGGAGTTTCGGCATGA
- a CDS encoding histone deacetylase family protein has protein sequence MDCVLLTHADCLGHQPGERHPEAPARLTAVLDGIAAAGLLRTWQRIDAPRVTREQLERVHHPAYLDEVENVAPASGLHRLDADTVMSPGSLAAASRAAGAVVHAVDLVMGGRTRSVFCATRPPGHHARAGDAMGFCIYGNVAVGMAHALAAHGIERVAVADFDVHRGNGTESMFRREPRVLMADSFQHPYYPQGNFPERAGYLPMRLAAGDGSDAFRRHWTQNALPALRAFKPQIVFISAGFDAHRDDPLANIQLEAADYRWLTHALRDIAEASGKGRIISTLEGGYGLGNIGAAVAAHLMALGDCSR, from the coding sequence ATGGACTGCGTACTGCTCACTCACGCCGATTGTCTCGGCCACCAACCCGGCGAGCGTCACCCGGAAGCACCGGCGCGGCTGACCGCGGTGCTTGATGGCATCGCCGCAGCCGGCCTGCTGCGCACCTGGCAGCGCATCGATGCACCCCGGGTCACCCGCGAGCAACTCGAACGCGTGCATCACCCGGCCTATCTGGATGAGGTAGAGAACGTCGCGCCCGCGTCCGGCCTGCACAGACTCGATGCCGATACGGTCATGTCGCCCGGTTCGCTTGCGGCTGCGTCGCGCGCAGCCGGCGCCGTGGTGCATGCGGTCGATCTCGTGATGGGTGGCCGGACGCGCAGCGTGTTCTGCGCCACGCGCCCGCCCGGTCACCACGCGCGCGCCGGCGATGCGATGGGTTTCTGCATCTATGGAAATGTGGCGGTCGGCATGGCGCACGCACTGGCGGCACATGGCATCGAGCGCGTCGCGGTGGCCGATTTCGACGTCCATCGCGGCAACGGCACCGAAAGCATGTTCCGGCGCGAGCCGCGCGTGCTTATGGCCGACAGCTTCCAGCATCCTTATTACCCGCAGGGCAACTTCCCAGAGCGGGCCGGTTATCTGCCCATGCGTCTGGCGGCAGGTGACGGCAGCGACGCTTTTCGCCGACACTGGACGCAGAACGCACTGCCCGCGCTGCGAGCCTTCAAGCCGCAGATCGTGTTCATTTCGGCCGGCTTCGATGCCCACCGCGATGATCCGCTGGCCAACATCCAGCTTGAAGCCGCCGATTACCGCTGGCTCACGCACGCGTTGCGCGACATCGCCGAAGCGTCAGGCAAGGGCCGCATCATTTCGACGCTGGAAGGCGGCTACGGTCTGGGCAATATCGGCGCGGCCGTGGCGGCGCATCTGATGGCGCTTGGCGACTGCAGCCGCTGA
- a CDS encoding toll/interleukin-1 receptor domain-containing protein produces MARLFISYRRKDSSGYAQTLHEDLLQAFPGMEVFRDLESIAAGEDFVDAIERELDRCNVVLVLVGPHWLSMTDAQGKRRLDNPNDPVRMEIARALTRRGVRVIPVLVGGAVMPDAAELPEELSALGRRNAHEMTDKRWQYDFGELCGVLEKLPGMPMRSTASDSTTHSSSNKNAAGDDDLPLPESFKKPVGRVIGAARKLVWGVGIFFTFIIVVAIFVGEEETTPQPAPAPAPFAADDPAPAPVAPVAPVAVATLPAPAAPAPEPERDLTGNWTMVDAQGERIPLTLTRQGNDLTLRSPRINVTQHPVWQVYNAVLIQTYGQGVTDIHFEGAGEAYERDVNFALNIFANGNVMINTGSLSLRVANSSTMTGTLRYNSGETSVVTVSRSSGAAAN; encoded by the coding sequence ATGGCACGCCTGTTCATTTCGTACCGTCGCAAGGACAGCAGTGGCTACGCGCAGACGCTGCACGAGGACCTGTTGCAGGCCTTTCCGGGCATGGAGGTTTTTCGCGACCTTGAGAGCATCGCCGCCGGTGAAGACTTCGTCGACGCCATCGAGCGTGAACTCGACCGCTGCAACGTCGTGCTCGTACTGGTCGGTCCGCACTGGCTGTCGATGACCGACGCCCAGGGCAAGCGCCGGCTCGACAATCCGAATGACCCGGTACGCATGGAGATTGCCCGCGCGCTGACCCGGCGCGGTGTACGCGTCATACCCGTGCTGGTCGGCGGTGCCGTCATGCCGGACGCAGCCGAACTGCCGGAAGAACTGTCGGCACTGGGCCGGCGCAACGCGCACGAAATGACCGACAAGCGCTGGCAGTATGACTTCGGCGAATTGTGCGGCGTGCTCGAAAAGCTGCCGGGCATGCCGATGCGCAGCACGGCGTCGGACAGCACGACCCACTCCAGCTCGAACAAGAATGCTGCCGGCGACGACGATCTGCCGCTCCCGGAAAGCTTCAAGAAGCCGGTCGGCCGCGTTATCGGTGCCGCGCGCAAGCTCGTCTGGGGGGTCGGGATTTTTTTCACCTTCATCATCGTCGTCGCGATATTCGTTGGCGAGGAGGAGACGACGCCCCAACCAGCGCCCGCGCCTGCGCCATTCGCTGCCGATGACCCTGCTCCGGCGCCCGTGGCGCCTGTGGCACCCGTTGCGGTCGCCACCCTGCCGGCACCCGCCGCGCCCGCGCCGGAACCCGAGCGCGACCTGACCGGCAACTGGACGATGGTCGATGCACAGGGTGAGCGCATTCCGCTGACGCTGACCCGCCAGGGCAACGACCTGACGTTGCGCAGCCCGCGCATCAACGTCACGCAGCATCCGGTGTGGCAGGTGTACAACGCCGTGCTGATCCAGACCTACGGTCAGGGCGTGACCGACATCCATTTCGAAGGTGCGGGCGAAGCATACGAGCGCGACGTGAATTTCGCGCTGAACATCTTTGCCAACGGCAACGTGATGATCAACACCGGCAGCCTCAGCCTGCGCGTCGCCAACAGCAGCACGATGACCGGCACGCTGCGCTACAACAGCGGTGAAACGTCGGTTGTCACCGTTTCCCGATCATCGGGGGCGGCCGCGAACTGA